A genome region from Triticum aestivum cultivar Chinese Spring chromosome 2B, IWGSC CS RefSeq v2.1, whole genome shotgun sequence includes the following:
- the LOC123040038 gene encoding uncharacterized protein, whose protein sequence is MSCGGIGLDGFKLLDSQMKVDEMLRQNQDIRRITLSVTKGKRQQAIVVSPAKKGKRKAAELVQISDEEYSSDPDIVFAVSEDGVAHKESGDYVGSSSGRGTNEFLFFSTQQSVNYQPIQTMPPPQTEAYDEYHNSQIEDSANYADMDLDSESEEENSSNEDSADLQSTVADMKKAALHFEGDTEPEDIYDVPEEQEEEEHSEQAPNVAEEEHFTEDGVLQQPVLRIGKRVGPTTRTHSSANDPIEPD, encoded by the coding sequence ATGAGCTGTGGTGGAATAGGATTGGATGGTTTCAAACTGCTTGACAGTCAGATGAAGGTGGATGAAATGCTTAGGCAAAACCAGGACATCAGGAGGATCACATTGTCAGTTACTAAGGGCAAGAGGCAGCAGGCAATTGTTGTGTCTCCAGCAAAGAAGGGAAAGAGAAAGGCAGCAGAACTAGTTCAGATATCTGATGAAGAATATAGCAGTGATCCTGATATAGTGTTTGCAGTCAGTGAAGATGGTGTGGCCCATAAGGAATCTGGTGATTATGTTGGTTCAAGTTCAGGCCGAGGCACAAATGAGTTTTTGTTCTTTAGCACACAGCAGAGTGTAAATTACCAGCCCATCCAAACTATGCCACCTCCCCAGACAGAAGCTTATGATGAATACCATAACTCTCAGATAGAAGACAGTGCCAATTATGCAGACATGGATCTTGATTCAGAAAGTGAGGAGGAAAATAGCTCTAATGAAGATAGTGCTGACCTGCAGTCAACTGTAGCAGATATGAAGAAGGCAGCACTGCACTTTGAGGGTGACACAGAACCAGAGGACATTTATGAtgttcctgaggagcaggaagaggaagAGCACAGTGAACAAGCTCCAAATGTAGCTGAAGAAGAACATTTCACTGAAGATGGAGTACTGCAGCAGCCTGTGCTTAGGATTGGAAAGAGAGTGGGGCCAACAACAAGAACACACTCATCAGCCAATGATCCAATTGAGCCTGATTAG